A genomic region of Salinibacter pepae contains the following coding sequences:
- a CDS encoding M14 family zinc carboxypeptidase: MSFALTSLVDEAPTFRAHGTVRSPIESACAQHPDVATVLELGPSEGGTMLYGAVVGTGPITVSLIAGNHADEPVGPETLRSFLINGLARRDDMESMLRRFQFVVVPHTNPDGEARNRAWMEAWPDLEAYLTEAVRESPGRDLEYGFPNMRPENAHVSAFLREHGPFDLHASLHGMSAGEGAMLLINRPWTFRTQSLRDDFASAAAAKGLPLHDHNRKGEKGFFWVEPGFQTTPRGDAMRTYFQAQSNAAMAERFHDSSMEFVASLGGDPLSLVTELPLFLVRGEEGDGHQPTRYLNLRERLPDIKARLDRGEDVDELLAPFDIRPVPLKTAMHLQFRTLELGLRAVAPDAMS, from the coding sequence ATGTCGTTTGCGTTAACGAGCCTCGTCGACGAAGCCCCCACCTTCCGGGCGCACGGCACGGTCCGCTCTCCGATTGAGTCAGCCTGTGCACAGCACCCCGATGTCGCGACCGTTCTTGAGCTGGGCCCAAGCGAGGGCGGCACCATGCTATACGGGGCGGTGGTGGGCACCGGGCCGATCACGGTAAGCCTCATTGCCGGAAACCACGCGGACGAGCCCGTGGGGCCGGAAACCCTTCGGTCCTTTCTCATCAACGGGCTGGCGCGGCGGGACGACATGGAATCGATGCTCCGGCGCTTCCAGTTCGTGGTCGTGCCGCACACGAACCCGGACGGGGAGGCGCGCAACCGGGCCTGGATGGAGGCGTGGCCGGATTTGGAGGCGTACCTGACGGAGGCCGTTCGGGAAAGCCCGGGGCGCGACCTGGAGTACGGATTCCCGAACATGCGCCCCGAGAACGCGCACGTCTCGGCCTTTTTGCGGGAGCACGGGCCGTTCGACCTTCACGCCAGCCTGCACGGCATGTCGGCGGGGGAGGGGGCGATGCTGCTCATCAACCGGCCCTGGACCTTCCGCACGCAGTCGCTTCGGGACGACTTTGCGAGCGCCGCCGCGGCGAAAGGTCTGCCCCTACACGACCACAACCGGAAGGGGGAGAAGGGATTCTTCTGGGTCGAGCCGGGCTTCCAGACCACCCCGCGCGGCGACGCCATGCGGACGTACTTCCAGGCCCAGAGCAATGCCGCGATGGCCGAGCGGTTCCACGACAGCTCGATGGAGTTTGTCGCGTCGCTGGGGGGCGACCCGCTCTCGCTCGTGACGGAACTCCCTCTGTTTCTTGTTCGCGGTGAGGAGGGGGACGGACACCAACCCACACGGTACCTCAACCTTCGGGAGCGCCTTCCGGACATCAAGGCGCGGCTCGATCGGGGCGAAGACGTGGACGAGCTGCTCGCGCCGTTTGACATCCGTCCCGTCCCGCTGAAGACGGCGATGCACCTGCAGTTTCGGACCTTGGAATTGGGGCTTCGGGCCGTTGCACCGGACGCGATGTCGTGA
- a CDS encoding slipin family protein — translation MLSFYLLAAVALVAVVLVVRTFKVVKEYERGVKFMLGQFVKVMEPGLGTVIPLIQSWERVDMRVKAVDVPRQESITRDNVTVEIDAVIYYQVRDAEKAILEVEEYMYATQQLAQTTMRNIVGEVDLDALLAERERISQQIREIIDEATDPWGIEVQSVELKDIILAENMKRVIARQAEAERERRAVTIQAEGELEAAQNMADAANTLNDEEGALHLRTLQTLNSLSSDDSNTVIFAVPTEALRALESIGADGEGRS, via the coding sequence ATGCTCTCGTTTTATCTGCTGGCCGCCGTCGCTCTGGTGGCGGTCGTCCTCGTCGTGCGCACCTTCAAGGTCGTGAAGGAGTACGAGCGGGGCGTCAAGTTCATGCTCGGCCAGTTTGTGAAGGTGATGGAGCCGGGCCTCGGGACGGTCATCCCGCTGATCCAGTCGTGGGAACGGGTCGACATGCGCGTGAAGGCGGTCGACGTGCCGCGGCAGGAGAGCATCACCCGCGACAACGTGACTGTCGAGATCGACGCCGTCATCTACTACCAGGTGCGCGACGCGGAGAAGGCGATCCTAGAGGTCGAAGAGTACATGTACGCCACGCAGCAGCTGGCGCAGACCACCATGCGCAATATCGTCGGGGAGGTGGACCTCGATGCCCTCTTGGCCGAGCGGGAGCGCATCTCCCAGCAGATCCGCGAGATCATTGACGAGGCCACCGACCCGTGGGGCATCGAGGTGCAGTCCGTTGAGCTGAAGGACATCATCCTGGCGGAGAACATGAAACGGGTGATTGCCCGGCAGGCCGAGGCCGAGCGCGAGCGCCGCGCCGTGACGATCCAGGCAGAGGGGGAGCTGGAGGCGGCCCAAAACATGGCCGACGCGGCGAACACGCTCAACGACGAAGAGGGGGCGCTCCACCTCCGCACCCTGCAAACCCTCAACAGCCTTAGCAGCGACGATTCGAACACCGTTATCTTTGCCGTGCCCACCGAGGCGCTCCGGGCCCTGGAGTCAATCGGGGCGGACGGCGAAGGTCGATCGTAG
- a CDS encoding type 1 glutamine amidotransferase domain-containing protein → MSLNNHRVAVLLDRSFEDLEFWVPTMRLREEGAEVVVAGREADASFTGKHGLTATTDVAAGTLDPDRLDGVVVPGGWAPDKLRRDDGVQHLIREMDAREKIVAQICHAGLVGISAGIVDGRRATGSTGIKDDLVNAGAEWVDEAAFQEDHLVWGRVVKDIPAFCRTLVQALQDA, encoded by the coding sequence ATGTCTCTGAACAACCACCGCGTCGCCGTTCTCCTCGATCGTTCATTTGAGGACCTCGAATTCTGGGTCCCCACGATGCGGCTCCGCGAAGAAGGCGCCGAGGTCGTGGTCGCCGGCCGGGAGGCCGACGCCTCGTTCACCGGCAAACACGGACTCACGGCCACGACGGACGTGGCCGCCGGCACGCTGGACCCCGACCGTCTGGACGGGGTCGTCGTCCCGGGCGGCTGGGCCCCCGACAAGCTCCGCCGCGACGACGGGGTGCAACACCTCATTCGCGAAATGGACGCCCGAGAAAAGATTGTGGCCCAAATCTGTCACGCCGGCCTCGTGGGCATCTCCGCCGGCATCGTGGACGGCCGCCGGGCCACCGGAAGCACGGGCATCAAGGACGACCTTGTAAACGCCGGGGCCGAGTGGGTGGACGAGGCGGCCTTCCAGGAGGACCACCTCGTCTGGGGACGCGTCGTGAAGGACATTCCGGCCTTCTGCCGGACCCTCGTGCAGGCCCTCCAAGACGCGTAG
- the mutL gene encoding DNA mismatch repair endonuclease MutL, which yields MSDESSPSGGLIEVMSDRLANQIAAGEVVQRPASVAKELIENALDAGASSIEVLLKDAGSTLVQVLDDGCGMGPGDAARCFERHATSKLRSVDDLERIRTLGFRGEALASIAAVAQVTLKTKRVEDDAGTLVRVEGGEQVEKRPCAIPNGTSVAVRNLFFNVPARRNFLKTPATELKHLTQTVQSLALANPDTAVRLEHDGHEHYDLPAAPDSDWHAATRARILGLFGGDHEDELVAVVDESSDLRLRGFVGAPSFRRKTRGEQFLFVNGRAVTDRYLSHAVKKAYGELVPDGAFPFFALFLAMNPERVDVNVHPQKEEVKFDDQSGIYGFLRSAVRRALGRVHVSPQMDDGDDETDNGEDSPGPEPGRPEGEEHAASSVSGDGTSSPRPTPTSFQPQRSSGDATDSSGRSSSGPPPQSPTPRPENPSVSPGDQSDALYRRPDGGDESSSGDAPASPPHREGESSSTSAADGAERSGRRPVWGLHDTYVVTPTETGMMLVDQRAAHLRVLYERARAHLRDQQGASQRLLFPHTVDLSPAEIELLDELRDDLDALGFELERLSGRTVSVRGVPADVPDGNEDTILEELLEQYRSAQDAVEDERREHLAKTMAQRSAVDRGQPLSEEERRALLDDLFDCEMPYADPTGTPTIVKLSMEELADRFGR from the coding sequence GTGTCCGACGAGTCCTCCCCGTCCGGGGGCCTCATTGAGGTGATGTCCGACCGCCTCGCCAACCAGATTGCGGCGGGCGAGGTGGTGCAGCGGCCCGCCTCGGTGGCGAAGGAGCTGATCGAAAACGCCCTCGACGCGGGGGCGTCGTCGATCGAGGTGCTCCTGAAAGACGCGGGCAGCACCCTCGTGCAGGTCCTCGACGACGGGTGTGGCATGGGGCCGGGGGACGCGGCGCGCTGCTTCGAGCGACACGCCACCAGTAAGCTCCGCTCGGTGGACGACCTGGAGCGCATCCGAACGCTCGGCTTTCGGGGGGAGGCCCTTGCGTCGATCGCCGCCGTCGCGCAGGTGACGCTCAAGACGAAGCGGGTGGAGGACGACGCGGGGACCTTGGTTCGGGTGGAGGGGGGAGAGCAGGTGGAGAAGCGCCCCTGCGCGATCCCGAACGGAACCTCGGTGGCGGTCCGCAACCTCTTCTTCAACGTGCCGGCCCGGCGCAATTTTCTGAAGACCCCGGCCACCGAGCTGAAGCACCTCACGCAAACCGTCCAGTCGCTGGCCCTCGCCAACCCCGACACGGCGGTCCGGCTGGAGCACGACGGCCACGAGCACTACGACCTGCCCGCGGCGCCGGACAGCGACTGGCACGCCGCCACCCGCGCCCGCATTCTCGGCCTCTTCGGCGGCGACCACGAGGACGAGCTGGTGGCGGTCGTGGACGAATCGAGCGACCTCCGGCTGCGCGGGTTCGTCGGGGCGCCGTCGTTCCGCCGCAAGACGCGGGGCGAGCAGTTTCTGTTCGTGAACGGCCGGGCCGTGACGGACCGGTACCTGAGCCACGCGGTCAAGAAGGCGTACGGCGAGCTGGTCCCGGACGGGGCGTTCCCGTTCTTTGCGCTCTTCCTGGCGATGAACCCGGAGCGGGTGGACGTCAACGTGCACCCGCAGAAGGAAGAGGTCAAGTTCGACGACCAGAGCGGCATCTACGGATTCCTGCGGAGCGCAGTGCGGCGGGCGCTGGGCCGGGTGCACGTGTCGCCGCAGATGGACGACGGGGACGACGAGACCGACAATGGAGAAGACAGCCCCGGCCCTGAGCCCGGCAGACCGGAGGGTGAAGAGCACGCCGCGTCGTCGGTGTCGGGGGACGGGACCTCGTCCCCCCGGCCCACGCCGACTTCCTTTCAGCCGCAACGGTCGTCCGGGGACGCGACCGACTCGTCGGGGCGCTCGTCGTCCGGGCCGCCTCCCCAGTCTCCGACGCCCAGGCCCGAAAATCCGTCGGTGTCGCCCGGGGACCAGTCCGACGCTCTCTACCGCCGGCCGGATGGGGGCGACGAGTCCTCATCGGGGGACGCTCCGGCATCGCCCCCCCATCGGGAGGGGGAGTCGTCTTCAACGTCTGCCGCCGACGGAGCGGAGCGGTCGGGCCGGCGTCCGGTATGGGGGCTGCACGACACCTACGTCGTGACGCCGACCGAGACCGGTATGATGCTCGTCGACCAGCGGGCGGCCCACCTCCGCGTGCTCTACGAGCGGGCCCGGGCCCACCTCCGCGACCAGCAGGGCGCGTCGCAGCGCCTGCTCTTTCCGCACACCGTCGACCTGTCCCCCGCCGAGATCGAGCTGCTGGACGAACTGCGGGACGACCTCGACGCCCTCGGGTTTGAGCTGGAGCGCCTCAGCGGGCGTACCGTCTCGGTGCGGGGGGTGCCGGCCGACGTGCCGGACGGCAACGAGGACACGATCCTGGAAGAGCTCCTGGAGCAATACCGGTCCGCCCAGGACGCGGTCGAGGACGAGCGCCGCGAGCACCTCGCGAAGACGATGGCCCAACGGAGTGCCGTGGACCGGGGACAGCCGCTGTCGGAAGAAGAGCGCCGGGCCCTCCTTGACGACTTGTTCGACTGCGAAATGCCCTACGCCGACCCCACCGGCACGCCCACGATCGTCAAGCTCTCGATGGAGGAGCTGGCCGACCGCTTCGGGCGCTAG
- a CDS encoding cold-shock protein, protein MAERETGTVKWFSNEKGYGFIVAEDRDEDLFVHYSEIDTEGFKSLDEDDRVEFTVGHTDKGPNAQDVVVIG, encoded by the coding sequence ATGGCAGAGCGCGAAACGGGAACCGTCAAGTGGTTCAGCAACGAGAAGGGCTACGGGTTCATCGTCGCTGAGGACCGAGACGAGGATCTGTTTGTCCACTACAGCGAGATTGATACGGAGGGCTTCAAGAGTCTCGACGAGGACGATCGGGTCGAATTTACGGTCGGGCACACCGACAAGGGGCCCAATGCCCAAGACGTGGTGGTCATCGGATAA
- a CDS encoding putative signal transducing protein, translating to MSSHEDWASVFRTSTDYEADLVRDRLDDSGIPAVVLTQRDHAFNLTVGDLASVHVMVPPEQADKAVSLLEEQLTDEELEAAALGADPDAPPANTPDQDSKLDSGHEHMDLGPPEDDAEDAADDPSA from the coding sequence ATGAGTTCGCACGAGGACTGGGCGAGTGTTTTTCGGACCAGCACCGACTACGAGGCCGATCTCGTTCGGGATCGGCTCGACGACAGCGGCATCCCCGCCGTCGTACTGACCCAGCGCGACCACGCCTTCAACCTCACCGTGGGCGACCTCGCGTCGGTGCACGTGATGGTGCCGCCGGAGCAGGCCGACAAGGCGGTGTCGCTGCTGGAGGAGCAACTCACGGACGAGGAGTTGGAGGCGGCAGCGCTCGGGGCCGACCCCGACGCCCCGCCGGCCAACACCCCCGACCAGGACTCGAAGCTCGACTCCGGCCACGAGCACATGGACCTGGGGCCGCCCGAAGACGACGCGGAGGACGCTGCCGACGATCCGTCTGCGTAA
- a CDS encoding superoxide dismutase yields the protein MAFDLPDLPYDYDALEPHIDEQTMRIHHDKHHAGYTRKLNNALEGHDDLQEHSIEELLAGLDTLPADVQTPVRQNGGGFYNHRLFWNVMSPDGGGTPDGDLADAIHDAFGSYEDFKDAFADAATGQFGSGWGWLVAQPNGDVTVTSTPNQDNPLLEGHTPILGIDVWEHSYYLNYQNERGTYVDEWWNVVDWDAVGQNYDEIVAA from the coding sequence ATGGCTTTTGACCTTCCTGACCTGCCGTACGACTACGACGCCCTGGAGCCGCACATCGACGAGCAGACGATGCGGATCCACCACGACAAGCACCACGCCGGCTATACGCGAAAGCTGAACAACGCGCTGGAGGGGCACGACGACCTCCAGGAGCACTCGATTGAAGAGCTCCTTGCTGGCCTCGACACGCTCCCGGCGGACGTTCAGACGCCGGTGCGCCAGAACGGGGGCGGCTTTTACAACCACCGCCTCTTCTGGAACGTCATGTCCCCGGACGGCGGCGGCACGCCCGATGGAGACCTGGCGGACGCCATCCACGACGCCTTTGGCTCCTATGAGGACTTCAAGGACGCCTTTGCCGACGCGGCGACCGGGCAGTTTGGCAGCGGCTGGGGATGGCTCGTCGCGCAGCCCAACGGCGACGTGACCGTGACCAGCACGCCCAACCAGGACAACCCCCTGTTGGAGGGACACACGCCCATCCTCGGGATTGACGTGTGGGAGCACTCCTACTACCTCAACTACCAGAACGAGCGTGGCACCTACGTCGACGAGTGGTGGAACGTCGTCGACTGGGACGCCGTCGGCCAGAACTACGACGAGATTGTGGCGGCGTAG
- a CDS encoding MATE family efflux transporter, with protein MGVGPVHAVVLLHFASVPNPIRATVEGIGRLLVHLHLITASRAQRIADLAWPRILTGLARMSKATADVAMVGVAVGPAAIAGVGYGVPYWTMTYMLGGGIAGGTISLVSQRYGAGREGEIDRAVKTSIGAALLVTLPLVVVFWTLPGPLIRLIGTGEAAIQYGTRYLRVASLAMPFAALNLIGSRTLIGTDDAWTPMIVRAGGAVINVAVNAVLIFIFDLGVVGAALGTVIGSIGSVGILGWGLTAGRLPFVGALPVQVDWSAPYWDAADARHLARISTPLALRKVAQNGGQFPLLAIVGLYGPNMVAAFVVALRVRALMNTPGWGFGLASSSLVGQSLGAGNEQDADGYARDTLRFTVATYALVGAAVFVVADPVSALFVDDGAVRATTTALIRAACVSVLLWGVMNGALGPLRASGDTTWPFYGQLLGLFVFALPLAYLGAVTSLGIWGLYGTLFAETAVPAAVIYYRFRTQKWKRISRQNREAAMGQAS; from the coding sequence ATGGGTGTCGGTCCCGTCCACGCTGTTGTTCTGCTCCACTTCGCCTCTGTGCCAAATCCCATCCGCGCCACCGTCGAGGGCATCGGGCGCCTCCTCGTGCATCTGCACCTCATCACGGCGTCGCGGGCGCAGCGCATTGCGGACCTGGCCTGGCCCCGCATCCTGACGGGCCTGGCGCGCATGTCGAAGGCGACCGCCGACGTGGCGATGGTGGGCGTGGCCGTGGGGCCGGCCGCCATTGCGGGCGTCGGCTACGGGGTGCCGTACTGGACCATGACGTACATGCTCGGCGGGGGCATCGCGGGCGGCACGATTAGCCTCGTCTCGCAGCGGTACGGGGCGGGGCGCGAAGGCGAGATCGATCGGGCGGTGAAGACGAGCATCGGGGCCGCGCTCCTGGTCACCCTCCCGCTGGTCGTCGTCTTCTGGACCCTGCCGGGGCCGCTCATCCGCCTCATCGGGACGGGCGAGGCGGCCATCCAGTACGGCACGCGGTACCTGCGCGTCGCGAGCCTGGCGATGCCGTTCGCGGCCCTCAACCTGATCGGCAGCCGCACCCTCATCGGGACCGACGACGCGTGGACGCCCATGATCGTGCGGGCCGGGGGCGCGGTGATCAACGTGGCCGTAAACGCGGTGCTCATCTTCATCTTCGACCTCGGCGTCGTGGGGGCGGCGCTCGGGACCGTGATCGGGAGCATCGGCAGTGTGGGCATCCTTGGGTGGGGGCTCACCGCCGGCCGCCTGCCCTTCGTGGGGGCCCTGCCGGTGCAGGTCGACTGGTCGGCGCCCTACTGGGATGCCGCCGACGCCCGTCACCTGGCCCGCATCTCGACGCCCCTGGCCCTGCGGAAGGTGGCGCAGAACGGCGGGCAGTTTCCCCTGCTCGCCATCGTGGGCCTCTACGGGCCCAACATGGTGGCCGCCTTTGTGGTTGCGCTTCGCGTGCGGGCCCTCATGAACACACCCGGCTGGGGCTTCGGGCTGGCCTCCAGCAGCCTCGTCGGCCAGTCGCTCGGCGCAGGCAACGAACAGGACGCCGACGGCTACGCCCGCGACACCCTCCGCTTCACCGTCGCGACCTACGCCCTGGTGGGGGCCGCCGTGTTCGTGGTGGCCGACCCGGTCAGTGCCCTCTTCGTGGACGACGGCGCCGTGCGGGCCACCACGACGGCCCTCATCCGGGCGGCCTGCGTGAGTGTGCTGCTCTGGGGGGTCATGAACGGCGCCCTGGGGCCGCTCCGCGCCAGCGGCGATACCACATGGCCCTTCTACGGCCAGCTGCTGGGGCTCTTCGTCTTCGCCCTCCCCCTCGCCTACCTCGGGGCCGTCACGTCGCTCGGCATCTGGGGGCTCTACGGCACCCTGTTCGCCGAGACGGCCGTGCCCGCCGCCGTCATTTACTACCGCTTCCGGACGCAGAAGTGGAAACGCATCAGCCGGCAAAACCGGGAGGCCGCGATGGGACAGGCGTCGTAA
- a CDS encoding CPBP family intramembrane glutamic endopeptidase, with the protein MASSSSAPGGILIDLWTRRGRLPLNGPLERASVGRPTLSFVTGLLGLGAAFLLFQFLLTPIALLAQIAMAEGGVSMGAFQNPDRLMASYTQELLVSNSIGQALGLAVPALLAARLHSSEWAAYLRLRGVDGRLLALALVGIVGLQPVTQWLAEVNRALPLPESVRVMEQSQLEMIRSVLQSDLGLVFNITMLALVPGVCEELLFRGYAQRQFERAAGPAGGILLAGGLFGLYHLRPSQALPLTVLGLYMAYLVWRTGSLVPAVLVHIAHNGMAVVGARYAETHPDYSVRALEQTSMPWSLVGLGFVIVGSVLYVMHPFAARIRDAQGGTERSSH; encoded by the coding sequence GTGGCGTCTTCCTCCTCTGCTCCCGGCGGTATCCTGATCGATCTGTGGACCCGACGGGGGCGCCTTCCGCTGAATGGCCCGCTGGAGCGGGCATCGGTGGGGCGACCCACCCTGAGCTTCGTAACGGGCCTGCTGGGGCTGGGGGCCGCGTTTCTGCTGTTTCAGTTTCTCCTCACCCCAATCGCGCTCCTCGCCCAGATCGCGATGGCGGAGGGCGGGGTGTCGATGGGGGCGTTCCAGAATCCGGATCGCCTGATGGCGTCCTACACGCAGGAGCTGCTGGTCAGCAACAGCATCGGGCAGGCGCTGGGGCTGGCGGTGCCGGCGCTGCTGGCGGCGCGCCTGCACTCCTCCGAGTGGGCGGCGTACCTGCGCCTGCGGGGCGTGGACGGGCGGCTTCTGGCGCTGGCCCTGGTCGGGATCGTAGGGTTGCAGCCTGTGACGCAGTGGCTCGCCGAGGTGAACCGGGCGCTGCCGCTGCCGGAGTCCGTTCGGGTGATGGAGCAGTCGCAGCTGGAGATGATCCGGAGTGTGCTGCAGAGCGACCTGGGGCTCGTGTTCAACATCACGATGCTGGCGCTCGTCCCCGGGGTGTGCGAGGAGCTGCTGTTTCGGGGCTACGCCCAGCGGCAGTTCGAGCGGGCCGCCGGGCCGGCCGGGGGGATTCTTCTGGCGGGGGGGCTTTTTGGGCTGTACCACCTTCGCCCATCCCAGGCCCTTCCGCTCACGGTGCTCGGGCTGTACATGGCCTACCTCGTGTGGCGCACGGGCAGCCTCGTGCCGGCCGTGCTGGTGCACATCGCCCACAACGGCATGGCCGTCGTCGGGGCCCGGTACGCAGAGACGCATCCCGACTACTCGGTCCGCGCGCTCGAACAGACCTCCATGCCGTGGTCCCTGGTGGGGCTTGGGTTCGTGATTGTGGGGAGTGTTCTCTATGTTATGCATCCCTTTGCTGCACGCATTCGAGATGCCCAGGGCGGGACGGAGCGCTCTTCTCACTGA
- a CDS encoding saccharopine dehydrogenase family protein, with protein sequence MSALIYGAYGYTGQLIARAAVERGLQPVLAGRNADRLTELGTALDLPTRTVSLSDPERLRTALDDVSVALHCAGPFVRTAPPMVAACLETGTHYLDLTGEVDVFRKLADRDADAEAAGCMVLPGIGFDVVPSDCLSRFVAERTPDADILEVALYAEGTVSQGTLKTLIEQMGRGGVVRREGRLHDVPPGWTSRNVDFGDRRRGVTSIPEGSVVTSGVSTDVPNVTAYIAVPLLVQSLLRASRHVQGILTWPPLKRLLKRLVEQGRAGPSAEERQQGRTVVWASARGREGGVTTARLHGPEAYTFTARSAVEALQRVLDGTAPAGYQTPATALGADFALAVDGTSRQIVEEPSRA encoded by the coding sequence ATGTCTGCACTCATCTACGGCGCCTACGGCTACACGGGGCAGCTGATCGCCCGGGCGGCGGTCGAACGCGGGCTCCAGCCCGTGCTGGCGGGCCGGAACGCCGACCGTCTGACGGAGCTGGGCACGGCCCTGGATCTCCCGACCCGAACCGTGTCCCTGTCGGACCCGGAGCGGCTCCGGACGGCCCTCGACGATGTCTCCGTCGCCCTCCACTGTGCGGGGCCCTTCGTCCGCACGGCCCCGCCGATGGTTGCTGCGTGCCTGGAGACCGGAACGCACTACCTGGACCTGACTGGGGAGGTGGACGTATTCCGAAAACTGGCCGACCGCGACGCGGACGCCGAGGCTGCGGGCTGCATGGTGCTTCCCGGCATTGGGTTCGACGTGGTGCCGAGCGACTGTCTGTCACGCTTCGTGGCGGAGCGTACCCCGGACGCCGACATCCTTGAGGTGGCACTGTACGCCGAAGGGACGGTGTCGCAGGGCACCCTCAAGACGCTCATCGAGCAGATGGGGCGGGGTGGAGTGGTGCGCCGGGAGGGGCGGCTGCACGACGTGCCGCCGGGGTGGACGAGCCGGAACGTCGACTTTGGGGACCGGCGCCGCGGGGTCACGTCCATCCCCGAGGGCAGCGTCGTGACGAGCGGGGTCTCGACCGACGTGCCCAACGTCACCGCCTACATCGCCGTGCCGCTCCTCGTGCAGTCGCTGCTCCGGGCCAGCCGGCACGTGCAGGGGATTTTGACGTGGCCCCCCCTGAAGCGACTCCTAAAACGGCTCGTGGAGCAGGGCCGTGCCGGCCCGTCCGCCGAGGAGCGCCAGCAAGGCCGCACCGTGGTCTGGGCCTCGGCACGGGGGCGGGAGGGAGGCGTCACGACCGCCCGGCTCCACGGGCCGGAGGCCTACACCTTCACGGCGCGGTCCGCGGTGGAGGCCCTCCAGCGGGTCCTCGACGGAACCGCCCCCGCCGGGTACCAGACGCCGGCCACTGCCCTCGGGGCGGACTTTGCACTCGCCGTGGACGGAACGTCGCGACAAATCGTTGAGGAACCATCGAGGGCGTAG
- a CDS encoding phosphatidate cytidylyltransferase, with translation MSNNLRRIVTALLAAPVVLGLAYLGGWWFAGLVAGIGVLGQRELYRMAQQGGAWPQQTWGALVGILLVATFLRPSLWPVGTAVLLLFVVAAPLLVPQEQFLVSFAVTLAGAVYPTGLLGSLIWLRETQSAAVGDGEAFWLVLFVLVVVWATDVAAYYVGKSVGRRPLAPAISPNKTWEGTLGGLGAALVVGVVLKLTAVDLLAWGHVAALIGIGGGVSQLGDLLESKLKRSVAVDDSSRLLPGHGGMLDRFDAMAVAAPLSVLYLHLVAGLV, from the coding sequence GTGAGCAATAACCTCCGCCGGATCGTCACGGCCCTGCTGGCGGCACCGGTCGTGCTGGGACTGGCATATCTGGGGGGCTGGTGGTTTGCGGGCCTCGTCGCAGGCATCGGGGTGCTGGGCCAGCGGGAGCTGTACCGGATGGCCCAGCAGGGCGGCGCATGGCCGCAACAGACCTGGGGGGCTCTCGTCGGCATCCTCCTCGTGGCTACGTTCCTGCGCCCGTCCCTCTGGCCCGTCGGGACGGCGGTGCTGCTCCTCTTCGTCGTGGCCGCGCCGCTGCTGGTGCCGCAGGAACAGTTCCTGGTGAGCTTTGCGGTGACGCTTGCGGGCGCTGTGTACCCGACGGGCCTGCTCGGAAGTTTAATCTGGCTCCGCGAGACCCAGAGTGCGGCCGTCGGCGACGGGGAGGCGTTCTGGCTGGTCCTGTTTGTCCTTGTGGTGGTGTGGGCGACGGACGTGGCGGCCTACTACGTCGGCAAGAGCGTCGGCCGGCGCCCCCTCGCCCCCGCCATCTCCCCGAACAAGACGTGGGAGGGCACGCTTGGGGGCCTGGGGGCGGCCCTGGTCGTGGGCGTCGTGCTCAAGCTGACCGCCGTGGACCTCCTTGCGTGGGGCCACGTGGCCGCGCTGATCGGGATTGGGGGCGGGGTGAGCCAGCTCGGCGACCTGCTGGAGAGCAAGCTCAAGCGCTCGGTGGCGGTCGACGATTCGAGCCGGCTCCTGCCGGGCCACGGCGGCATGCTGGATCGGTTCGACGCGATGGCCGTGGCGGCCCCGCTCAGCGTGCTCTACCTTCATCTGGTTGCGGGCCTGGTGTAG